One segment of Dolichospermum sp. DET69 DNA contains the following:
- a CDS encoding BrnT family toxin, giving the protein MTPQGAECGVNGFDWDEGNSAKCWNRVSQEEIEYLFHQKDVFITPDIRHSENEDRYLAIGVSCKGRHIFVAFTFRNQQKENLIRPISARYMHEKEVLSYEENFPKN; this is encoded by the coding sequence GTGACACCCCAGGGTGCGGAATGTGGGGTAAATGGCTTTGATTGGGATGAAGGAAACTCTGCAAAATGCTGGAATCGTGTTTCTCAAGAAGAAATCGAGTATTTATTTCATCAAAAGGATGTTTTTATTACCCCAGATATTAGGCATTCTGAAAATGAAGATAGATATCTTGCTATAGGAGTTTCCTGTAAAGGAAGACACATTTTTGTAGCCTTTACCTTTCGCAATCAGCAAAAAGAAAACCTGATTCGACCAATCAGCGCCAGATATATGCACGAAAAAGAGGTACTTTCTTATGAAGAAAACTTTCCCAAGAATTAA
- a CDS encoding CopG family transcriptional regulator, translating to MKKTFPRIKTDEEIEALLEDDLSEYLHPGNFQPVTFEFKPKDKSVNVRMSEQMLEAVKKVSQKEGIPYQRYIRRAIERSLGTEC from the coding sequence ATGAAGAAAACTTTCCCAAGAATTAAAACGGATGAAGAAATAGAAGCACTTTTAGAAGATGATTTATCAGAGTATCTTCATCCCGGAAATTTTCAGCCAGTAACTTTTGAGTTTAAACCTAAAGACAAAAGCGTCAATGTCAGAATGTCCGAACAAATGTTGGAAGCAGTTAAGAAGGTTTCACAAAAAGAAGGTATCCCCTATCAACGCTATATTAGACGGGCTATAGAAAGGTCATTGGGTACTGAATGTTAG
- a CDS encoding XisI protein has translation MAVEEYRQIIQNLILEKAQRRFSPEKIEAQAVIDTQHDHYLLLHTGWRGNNRTHGCSIHIDIKDGKIWIQHDGTEVGIATVLLEKGVPKEDIVLGFHSPDMREFTEFATH, from the coding sequence ATGGCAGTAGAAGAATACCGTCAAATCATTCAGAATTTAATTTTAGAAAAAGCGCAAAGGCGATTTTCTCCAGAAAAAATCGAAGCCCAAGCGGTCATAGATACACAACACGACCATTATCTTCTATTACATACTGGTTGGCGCGGGAATAATCGTACTCATGGATGTAGTATACACATTGATATCAAAGACGGCAAAATCTGGATACAGCATGATGGGACTGAAGTGGGAATTGCTACGGTACTGCTAGAAAAGGGTGTACCTAAAGAAGATATAGTTTTGGGATTCCACTCCCCTGATATGCGCGAATTTACAGAGTTTGCTACACATTAA
- a CDS encoding XisH family protein codes for MAKDRFHYAVRTALEKEGWTITADPYEVSVGDVDFEIDLAAEMLAAERAEEKIAVEIKSFIGGSNVSEFHTALGQFLNYQYALEEFDPQRKLYLAIPDSVYKSFFQRRFTRSVIARNQINLLVYEPKQEIIVQWQ; via the coding sequence ATGGCCAAAGATCGGTTTCACTATGCAGTAAGAACTGCTTTAGAGAAAGAAGGATGGACAATCACTGCTGACCCCTATGAGGTAAGCGTTGGAGATGTAGATTTTGAAATTGACCTAGCAGCAGAGATGTTAGCGGCTGAAAGAGCAGAAGAAAAGATTGCTGTTGAAATCAAAAGTTTTATTGGAGGGTCAAATGTTTCCGAATTTCATACCGCCCTTGGGCAGTTTCTTAACTACCAGTATGCTCTGGAAGAATTTGATCCGCAACGAAAATTGTATCTGGCAATACCCGATTCAGTTTATAAGTCATTCTTTCAACGTCGTTTTACCAGGTCAGTAATTGCCAGAAATCAAATTAACCTACTTGTTTATGAGCCAAAACAGGAGATAATTGTCCAATGGCAGTAG
- the pyrR gene encoding bifunctional pyr operon transcriptional regulator/uracil phosphoribosyltransferase PyrR yields the protein MSTKVVEILSSEELRRTLTRMASQIIERTRDLSQLLLLGIHTRGVPLAYSLARQIEILEDISVSVGALDITFYRDDLDKIGLRTPEKTDIPFDLTGKTVVLVDDVIFKGRTIRAALNAVTEYGRPEVIRLAVLVDRGHRELPIHPDFVGKKLPTAKEEIVKVYLQDSDGRDAVELISS from the coding sequence ATGTCTACCAAAGTAGTTGAAATTCTCTCATCAGAAGAATTGCGTCGGACATTAACTCGGATGGCTTCTCAGATTATAGAAAGGACACGAGATTTATCTCAGTTGTTACTTTTGGGTATTCATACGAGAGGAGTCCCATTAGCCTATTCATTAGCTCGGCAAATAGAAATTCTAGAAGATATCAGCGTTTCTGTAGGTGCTTTGGATATTACATTTTATCGAGATGATCTTGATAAAATTGGGTTGAGAACTCCAGAAAAAACTGACATTCCCTTTGATTTGACTGGAAAAACGGTGGTACTCGTAGATGATGTCATTTTTAAAGGCAGAACTATTCGTGCTGCTTTAAATGCCGTAACTGAGTATGGTAGACCGGAAGTAATTCGTCTAGCTGTATTAGTAGATAGGGGTCATCGGGAGTTACCAATTCATCCAGATTTTGTAGGGAAAAAGTTACCGACAGCAAAAGAAGAAATTGTCAAAGTTTATCTGCAAGATAGTGATGGACGAGATGCTGTAGAGTTAATTAGTAGCTAA